The Antennarius striatus isolate MH-2024 chromosome 20, ASM4005453v1, whole genome shotgun sequence genome includes a region encoding these proteins:
- the zfand1 gene encoding AN1-type zinc finger protein 1, with protein MAELDIGKHCQIDSCNQKDFLPFACDYCSGVFCLEHRSRVAHSCPEKPVEKTTRTESGSRSYPCSFQDCKGKELLPVICTECKKHFCLVHRHQDDHRCEKLEFQKPRMAVTKELVQKIVESKDGSKSKGRRGAKNSATAAKVALMKLKLHALGDKGLPQAERIFFQVYLPKESKELSQPMFFCSKWSVGKVVDFAASLANLKNNNNVLTAKKLRLCHPQTGDAFQMDDSLLSLLGHSDTPLYNGGNVILEYLDTECIALQDVSEYITQT; from the exons ATGGCAGAGTTAGATATTGGGAAGCATTGTCAGATCGATTCTTGCAATCAGAAAG ATTTTCTTCCATTCGCTTGTGATTACTGCAGTGGTGTATTCTG TCTGGAGCACAGAAGCAGAGTAGCGCATTCATGTCCAGAG AAGCCGGTTGAGAAGACAACTCGTACTGAGAGTGGCAGCAGGAGTTATCCATGCTCATTTCAAGACTGCAAGGGGAAAGAGTTGCTGCCAGTAATATGTACAGAgtgtaaaaaacatttctgtttggt CCATCGCCATCAAGATGATCACAGATGTGAGAAGTTGGAGTTCCAAAAGCCTCGAATGGCAGTCACAAAAGAGTTGGTGCAAAAGATTGTTG AATCAAAAGATGGATCCAAAAGTAAAGGACGCAGAGGAGCAAAGAATAGTGCAACTGCAGCTAAGGTGGCATTAATGAAACTGAAGCTCCATGCTTTAGGAGATAAGGGACTGCCACAG GCAGAAAGAATCTTCTTTCAAGTGTATCTTCCGAAAGAATCGAAAGAGCTGAGCCAACCCATGTTTTTCTGTTCCAAATGGAGTGTGGGTAAAGTGGTGGACTTTGCAGCTTCTTTAGCCAacctgaaaaacaacaataatgtgTTGACAGCAAAG AAGCTTCGGTTATGTCATCCTCAGACAGGAGATGCTTTCCAGATGGATGACAGCCTGCTCTCACTGCTGGGCCACTCAGACACTCCCCTGTACAATGGGGGTAATGTTATTC